The following coding sequences are from one Plasmodium sp. gorilla clade G2 genome assembly, chromosome: 1 window:
- a CDS encoding carbon catabolite repressor protein 4, putative — protein sequence MFKGNKIRVGTINIFNSAFYTIKEKLSVYPFEYSHNIGRKNLLYKHFFDNKFDIICLQEVDSFMINDLNKKFLDHDFILHTPKHVNTKSPKSNNCCIAYKKCFKLIQEKQFDNETSVIKNLINYSSESGCEIQDAFIRELSKRTSMANMIILELSNQTFLGICNCHIHWNPLYPDIKLYHTYLIIRDFYKFIENTLQDIPFIPLLLLGDFNSTPHIDNKKEGEIIQESGVYELITTGRISNNHAHHPARLRKSEAFYSYPELKIPPFKSVFKEINGKEPEFTNKTPSFEGCIDYIFYKELIPISTETIPRNIKDIKMLPNEHFPSDHVMLTSEFFIV from the exons atgtttaaaggaaataaaataagagtaggaacaataaatatttttaatagcGCTTTTTATACAATCAAAGAAAAACTTTCAGTTTATCCTTTTGAATATAGTCATAATATAGGTCGAAAAAATCTactatataaacatttttttgataataaatttgatattatttgtttacag gaAGTAGATTCCTTTATGATTAATgatttaaacaaaaaatttttaGATCATGATTTTATCTTACATACTCCTAAACATGTTAATACAAAGTCGCCAAAAAGTAACAATTGTTGTATAGCCTAtaa aAAATGCTTCAAATTAATACAAGAAAAACAATTTGATAACGAAACTTCTGTGATTAAAAATTTGATCAACTATTCGTCTGAAAGTGGTTGCGAA ataCAAGATGCTTTTATAAGGGAACTTTCAAAAAGGACAAGTATGGCAAATATGATTATTCTAGAGTTATCAAAT CAAACATTCTTAGGGATTTGTAATTGTCATATTCATTGGAATCCATTATATCctgatataaaattatatcacACATATTTAATCATAAGAGATTTCTATAAATTTATAGAAAACACTCTTCAAGATATTCCATTTAttcctttattattattaggaGATTTTAACTCAACTCCTCATATA gataataaaaaggagGGTGAAATTATTCAAGAAAGTGGTGTATATGA ACTCATAACAACTGGAAGGATATCAAATAATCACGCCCACCATcca GCACGATTAAGAAAAAGTGAAGCCTTTTATTCTTATCCAGAATTAAAAATACCCCCTTTTAAAAGCGTATTCAAAgag aTAAATGGTAAGGAACCAGAATTTACAAATAAAACACCTTCTTTTGAAGGATGTAtagattatattttttacaaagaACTGATACCTATATCAACAGAAACAATCCCAAGAAACATAAA GGATATCAAAATGTTACCAAATGAGCATTTCCCATCAGATCATGTAATGCTGACATCagaattttttattgtttga